One Denticeps clupeoides chromosome 3, fDenClu1.1, whole genome shotgun sequence DNA window includes the following coding sequences:
- the crb2a gene encoding protein crumbs homolog 2a isoform X2, with protein sequence MSLWVAMEPGSALPKFPKSLFIIIMMFKWGILCTATLDDKCMSAPCQNGGTCVISMDDYACLCPRHEEVQYTGKDCDQLFDACAFAPCAECESTPGSREYTCICPAGYTGANCTEDVNECQSNPCHRGKCVDEVNGYSCLCPNGYKGQDCSLRVVDCVDEPCLNNGTCSQLPDGYKCLCVQGFDGDHCENDVDECLSHPCQNGAICLDAVGEYHCFCVPGFQGYNCEIDINECASRPCENNGTCINEKDRYSCECLLGFMGINCEVEINECELNPCQNGATCHDLIGLYICECVIGFEGLNCEININECASEPCQNGALCNDLVNRYECDCGGTGFTGDHCEVDIPECASDPCQHESTCVEGTNHYTCLCWPGYDGQNCEVDMDECADAPCLNGGQCFQNSDPANWEEGWEFSYAHAAGYVCHCQPGYMGENCSVNIDECGSGPCQNGATCKDLVNAYVCVCPAGFTGESCEVNIDECESQPCHNGAWCEDGVADYTCHCPTPENGSLPWGGHDCSVQLAGCVEHECQNGAICEPWLEGEEHHHTCICQPGFYDEVCSTPTTFSFSRPGFILVEVPLPERRRRQTSSSNHTASIQLRFRTTLTDMVLFYRGDAKNYMSLEINRGGLKAKATYEGSLLEVVFSSLVSDGGWHQTALTLGQGLVMVVKGPGCDSNGCRIEDKGVPNGPHFHFPSSFKHVYIGGAPLQYLAHLNTENGFMGCMEDLFIDSNPILHQNLPAEATQTTELGCSKTEWCKEDPCSQHGHCVDLWTSYVCECHRPYYGNACGQEFPSWTFSHEDTQSYVSYYVNNNHGASFNVSFFLRSLKPEGLLFQLRRKGSEGEEESYFSIFLQTGRLMVSSLPGTSPLTAPIFLTTGEKQLVQVELQHGQVFFKHAGLYYILGKVHEVEILEGDLAYVGGLPGERDSEIWRGDFKGCLQDLRLDDVHMDLDAWNSSVYSMVYFPNNAENVEQGCISDNTCKVKPCLNGGECTVTWNDFVCSCQPNFTGKHCETRLWCVSNPCINGGHCVDLPDGYECISNATFENSPLQYSAQASLLAPVTNIGMELRTRTENGILLRASNGLELLLVGLLDSSLRVEIHSDNSLEPIAFSGKHRLSDGSWHRVQISMAHPDHEASHWVITVDGLSDGSSAPDVAGRLQFLNEEGMVVALADSYTGCLGAVRLGGVYLPFVDDASPPQPGQFFRLGDANVQTGCMGAPVCETNPCQHGGVCLDRFNLFSCDCASGWEGSHCDVDINECVLHPCAHGRCTNQAGGFQCTCLPGYGGSTCEEDLNECLDGVCENGGTCVDGINRYTCVCPPEYSGPRCQWNYPPQLCGQDVQCANNGVCHDEIWGANCTCVPGFSGDRCEVEVDECMSNPCLNGGSCVDRLNRFRCVCAAGFSGPFCETSKLPQKERIPWLVVAIPLVCCGVLLLIIGLSFMVLTARRKRQSEGAYSPSQEEVAGARLEMDSMLKVPPEERLI encoded by the exons gtataTTGTGCACAGCAACATTGGACGACAAGTGCATGTCAGCGCCCTGCCAGAATGGGGGCACCTGTGTGATCTCCATGGACGACTATGCTTGCCTGTGTCCGAGGCATGAGGAAGTGCAGTACACGGGGAAAGACTGTGACCAGCTGTTTGATGCCTGTGCGTTTGCTCCCTGTGCTGAGTGTGAAAGTACACCGGGCAGTAGGGAATATACCTGCATCTGCCCAGCCGGGTACACCGGTGCCAACTGCACTGAGGATGTCAACGAGTGTCAGAGCAACCCCTGCCACAGGGGAAAGTGTGTGGATGAGGTTAATGGGTATTCTTGTCTCTGTCCAAATGGCTACAAGGGACAGGACTGTAGCCTTCGAGTGGTTGACTGTGTGGATGAGCCCTGCTTGAACAATGGAACGTGCTCCCAGCTACCCGATGGCTacaaatgtttgtgtgtccaAGGTTTTGATGGGGACCACTGCGAGAACGATGTTGACGAGTGCCTGTCACACCCATGCCAGAATGGAGCCATATGCCTGGATGCTGTAGGAGAATACCACTGTTTCTGTGTGCCAGGCTTCCAGGGCTACAACTGTGAGATTGACATCAACGAGTGTGCCTCGCGGCCATGTGAGAACAATGGCACCTGCATCAATGAGAAGGACCGCTATTCATGTGAATGCCTGCTGGGGTTCATGG GAATAAATTGTGAGGTGGAGATAAATGAGTGTGAGTTGAATCCATGTCAGAATGGTGCCACCTGTCATGACCTCATAGGGCTTTACATCTGTGAGTGCGTGATTGGGTTTGAGGGACTGAACTGTGAGATCAACATCAATGAATGCGCCAGTGAACCATGCCAGAACGGAGCCCTATGCAATGACTTGGTGAACAG ATATGAGTGTGACTGCGGTGGTACAGGCTTCACAGGAGACCACTGTGAAGTGGATATTCCAGAGTGTGCTTCAGACCCTTGCCAACATGAATCCACATGTGTGGAAGGCACCAACCACTACACCTGCCTTTGTTGGCCAG GTTATGATGGACAGAACTGTGAAGTGGACATGGATGAATGTGCTGATGCTCCCTGTCTGAATGGGGGACAGTGCTTCCAGAATTCTGACCCAGCCAACTGGGAGGAGGGATGGGAGTTCAGCTATGCACATGCAGCTGGATATGTCTGCCACTGTCAACCAGGATATATGG GAGAGAATTGTTCTGTGAATATAGATGAGTGTGGGTCAGGACCATGCCAGAATGGAGCGACCTGTAAGGACCTAGTGAATGCttacgtctgtgtgtgtccagcaGGCTTCACAG GTGAATCCTGTGAGGTCAACATTGATGAATGTGAGAGTCAGCCATGTCACAATGGTGCATGGTGTGAAGATGGTGTGGCTGACTACACCTGCCATTGTCCTACACCTGAGAATGGCAGCCTGCCATGGGGTGGCCACGACTGCAGTGTCCAGCTGGCAGGATGTGTGGAGCATGAATGCCAGAATGGTGCAATCTGTGAGCCATGGCTGGAAGGAGAAGAGCACCACCACACATGTATCTGCCAGCCAGGATTCTACGATGAAGTCTGTTCCACTCCCACCACGTTTTCCTTCTCGAGACCAGGCTTCATCCTGGTCGAGGTGCCCTTGCCTGAGCGTAGACGCAGACAGACtagcagcagcaaccacacgGCCAGCATCCAGCTGCGTTTCCGAACCACACTAACTGACATGGTGTTGTTCTACAGGGGTGATGCTAAAAACTACATGTCTCTGGAGATTAATAGAGGAGGACTGAAGGCCAAGGCAACCTATGAGGGATCATTGTTGGAGGTGGTCTTCTCTAGTTTGGTGTCAGATGGGGGGTGGCATCAGACAGCCTTAACACTGGGTCAGGGGCTGGTTATGGTGGTGAAGGGACCTGGTTGTGATTCAAACGGGTGTAGAATAGAAGATAAAGGGGTTCCCAATGGGCCTCACTTTCATTTCCCAAGCTCCTTCAAACATGTGTACATTGGTGGAGCTCCACTTCAGTACTTAGCCCATCTCAACACTGAAAACGGGTTTATGGGATGCATGGAGGACCTGTTCATTGACTCCAATCCGATCTTGCACCAAAATCTGCCAGCGGAGGCAACTCAGACAACAGAACTTGGCTGCAGTAAGACAGAGTGGTGCAAAGAGGACCCCTGTTCGCAGCATGGCCACTGTGTGGATCTCTGGACTTCCTACGTCTGTGAATGTCATCGACCATATTATGGAAATGCCTGTGGACAGG AATTCCCATCATGGACATTCAGTCATGAGGACACACAAAGCTATGTTTCCTATTACGTTAATAATAACCATGGTGCCAGCTTCAACGTGTCCTTCTTTCTGCGCTCATTAAAGCCTGAAGGTCTGCTGTTTCAGCTTCGGCGAAaagggagtgagggagaggaggagtcATACTTCAGTATCTTCTTGCAGACGGGCAGACTGATGGTCAGCTCATTGCCAGGCACCTCTCCTCTGACGGCACCAATCTTCCTGACCACAGGAGAGAAACAGCTTGTTCAGGTGGAGCTCCAGCATGGTCAGGTTTTCTTCAAACATGCCGGTCTATATTACATCCTGGGCAAGGTCCATGAAGTGGAGATTTTGGAAGGTGACCTGGCTTATGTTGGTGGACTACCTGGAGAGAGAGACTCAGAAATATGGAGAGGGGACTTTAAGGGCTGTCTTCAGGATCTGAGATTGGATGATGTTCATATGGACCTGGATGCCTGGAACAGCTCGGTCTACTCAATGGTGTACTTCCCCAACAACGCAGAAAATGTGGAACAGGGGTGCATAAGTGATAACACCTGCAAG GTGAAACCATGTTTAAATGGAGGAGAGTGTACAGTCACATGGAATGACTTTGTCTGCTCATGCCAGCCAAATTTCACCGGGAAACACTGTGAGACACGATTATGGTGTGTTAGCAATCCATGCATTAATGGTGGGCACTGTGTGGACCTGCCAGATGGATATGAGT GTATTTCCAACGCCACCTTTGAGAACAGCCCCCTGCAGTACAGTGCTCAAGCCTCATTGTTGGCCCCAGTAACTAACATCGGCATGGAACTACGAACACGCACAGAAAATGGCATTCTCCTGAGGGCCTCCAATGGGCTGGAGCTCCTGCTGGTGGGCTTGCTGGACTCTTCCCTGCGAGTGGAGATCCACAGTGACAACAGTTTGGAACCCATTGCCTTCTCTGGCAAGCATAGACTGTCAGATGGCAGTTGGCACCGTGTCCAGATCTCCATGGCTCACCCTGACCACGAGGCTTCTCACTGGGTCATCACTGTGGATGGTCTCTCAGATGGAAGCAGTGCCCCTGATGTGGCTGGAAGGCTGCAATTTCTGAATGAGGAGGGCATGGTTGTGGCCCTGGCTGACAGCTACACTGGCTGCTTGGGGGCTGTGAGGCTCGGTGGGGTTTACCTGCCCTTTGTTGATGATGCAAGCCCCCCACAGCCCGGTCAGTTCTTTAGGCTTGGAGATGCAAATGTGCAGACGGGTTGCATGGGTGCCCCTGTATGTGAGACCAACCCATGTCAGCatggtggtgtgtgtctggACAGGTTTAATCTCTTTAGCTGTGATTGTGCCTCTGGGTGGGAGGGGTCACACTGCGATGTGGACATAAATGAGTGTGTTTTACACCCCTGTGCCCATGGTCGCTGCACAAACCAGGCTGGGGGGTTTCAATGCACTTGCTTGCCGGGCTACGGAGGTTCAACCTGTGAGGAAGACCTGAACGAGTGTCTGGACGGTGTTTGTGAAAATGGCGGTACTTGTGTTGATGGAATTAACCGGTACACGTGTGTGTGCCCACCAGAGTACAGTGGCCCTCGCTGCCA GTGGAATTATCCTCCTCAGTTATGTGGTCAGGATGTGCAGTGTGCTAATAATGGGGTCTGCCATGATGAAATCTGGGGGGCCAACTGCACCTGTGTCCCAGGTTTTTCAGGAGACAG gtgtgaGGTGGAGGTGGACGAATGTATGTCCAACCCCTGTTTGAATGGGGGATCCTGTGTGGATAGACTCAACAGATtccgatgtgtgtgtgcagcaggatTCAGTGGCCCCTTCTGTGAGACAAGT AAGCTGCCACAGAAAGAACGAATCCCTTGGTTGGTGGTTGCCATCCCCCTGGTCTGCTGCGGCGTGCTACTGCTCATCATTGGCCTAAGTTTCATGGTGCTCACTGCTCGCAGGAAGCGTCAGTCTGAGGGCGCCTACAGCCCCAGCCAGGAGGAGGTTGCAGGGGCACGGCTAGAGATGGACAGCATGCTAAAAGTGCCCCCAGAAGAACGTCTCATCTGA
- the crb2a gene encoding protein crumbs homolog 2a isoform X1: MSLWVAMEPGSALPKFPKSLFIIIMMFKWGILCTATLDDKCMSAPCQNGGTCVISMDDYACLCPRHEEVQYTGKDCDQLFDACAFAPCAECESTPGSREYTCICPAGYTGANCTEDVNECQSNPCHRGKCVDEVNGYSCLCPNGYKGQDCSLRVVDCVDEPCLNNGTCSQLPDGYKCLCVQGFDGDHCENDVDECLSHPCQNGAICLDAVGEYHCFCVPGFQGYNCEIDINECASRPCENNGTCINEKDRYSCECLLGFMGINCEVEINECELNPCQNGATCHDLIGLYICECVIGFEGLNCEININECASEPCQNGALCNDLVNRYECDCGGTGFTGDHCEVDIPECASDPCQHESTCVEGTNHYTCLCWPGYDGQNCEVDMDECADAPCLNGGQCFQNSDPANWEEGWEFSYAHAAGYVCHCQPGYMGENCSVNIDECGSGPCQNGATCKDLVNAYVCVCPAGFTGESCEVNIDECESQPCHNGAWCEDGVADYTCHCPTPENGSLPWGGHDCSVQLAGCVEHECQNGAICEPWLEGEEHHHTCICQPGFYDEVCSTPTTFSFSRPGFILVEVPLPERRRRQTSSSNHTASIQLRFRTTLTDMVLFYRGDAKNYMSLEINRGGLKAKATYEGSLLEVVFSSLVSDGGWHQTALTLGQGLVMVVKGPGCDSNGCRIEDKGVPNGPHFHFPSSFKHVYIGGAPLQYLAHLNTENGFMGCMEDLFIDSNPILHQNLPAEATQTTELGCSKTEWCKEDPCSQHGHCVDLWTSYVCECHRPYYGNACGQEFPSWTFSHEDTQSYVSYYVNNNHGASFNVSFFLRSLKPEGLLFQLRRKGSEGEEESYFSIFLQTGRLMVSSLPGTSPLTAPIFLTTGEKQLVQVELQHGQVFFKHAGLYYILGKVHEVEILEGDLAYVGGLPGERDSEIWRGDFKGCLQDLRLDDVHMDLDAWNSSVYSMVYFPNNAENVEQGCISDNTCKVKPCLNGGECTVTWNDFVCSCQPNFTGKHCETRLWCVSNPCINGGHCVDLPDGYECISNATFENSPLQYSAQASLLAPVTNIGMELRTRTENGILLRASNGLELLLVGLLDSSLRVEIHSDNSLEPIAFSGKHRLSDGSWHRVQISMAHPDHEASHWVITVDGLSDGSSAPDVAGRLQFLNEEGMVVALADSYTGCLGAVRLGGVYLPFVDDASPPQPGQFFRLGDANVQTGCMGAPVCETNPCQHGGVCLDRFNLFSCDCASGWEGSHCDVDINECVLHPCAHGRCTNQAGGFQCTCLPGYGGSTCEEDLNECLDGVCENGGTCVDGINRYTCVCPPEYSGPRCQWNYPPQLCGQDVQCANNGVCHDEIWGANCTCVPGFSGDRCEVEVDECMSNPCLNGGSCVDRLNRFRCVCAAGFSGPFCETSQKLPQKERIPWLVVAIPLVCCGVLLLIIGLSFMVLTARRKRQSEGAYSPSQEEVAGARLEMDSMLKVPPEERLI, encoded by the exons gtataTTGTGCACAGCAACATTGGACGACAAGTGCATGTCAGCGCCCTGCCAGAATGGGGGCACCTGTGTGATCTCCATGGACGACTATGCTTGCCTGTGTCCGAGGCATGAGGAAGTGCAGTACACGGGGAAAGACTGTGACCAGCTGTTTGATGCCTGTGCGTTTGCTCCCTGTGCTGAGTGTGAAAGTACACCGGGCAGTAGGGAATATACCTGCATCTGCCCAGCCGGGTACACCGGTGCCAACTGCACTGAGGATGTCAACGAGTGTCAGAGCAACCCCTGCCACAGGGGAAAGTGTGTGGATGAGGTTAATGGGTATTCTTGTCTCTGTCCAAATGGCTACAAGGGACAGGACTGTAGCCTTCGAGTGGTTGACTGTGTGGATGAGCCCTGCTTGAACAATGGAACGTGCTCCCAGCTACCCGATGGCTacaaatgtttgtgtgtccaAGGTTTTGATGGGGACCACTGCGAGAACGATGTTGACGAGTGCCTGTCACACCCATGCCAGAATGGAGCCATATGCCTGGATGCTGTAGGAGAATACCACTGTTTCTGTGTGCCAGGCTTCCAGGGCTACAACTGTGAGATTGACATCAACGAGTGTGCCTCGCGGCCATGTGAGAACAATGGCACCTGCATCAATGAGAAGGACCGCTATTCATGTGAATGCCTGCTGGGGTTCATGG GAATAAATTGTGAGGTGGAGATAAATGAGTGTGAGTTGAATCCATGTCAGAATGGTGCCACCTGTCATGACCTCATAGGGCTTTACATCTGTGAGTGCGTGATTGGGTTTGAGGGACTGAACTGTGAGATCAACATCAATGAATGCGCCAGTGAACCATGCCAGAACGGAGCCCTATGCAATGACTTGGTGAACAG ATATGAGTGTGACTGCGGTGGTACAGGCTTCACAGGAGACCACTGTGAAGTGGATATTCCAGAGTGTGCTTCAGACCCTTGCCAACATGAATCCACATGTGTGGAAGGCACCAACCACTACACCTGCCTTTGTTGGCCAG GTTATGATGGACAGAACTGTGAAGTGGACATGGATGAATGTGCTGATGCTCCCTGTCTGAATGGGGGACAGTGCTTCCAGAATTCTGACCCAGCCAACTGGGAGGAGGGATGGGAGTTCAGCTATGCACATGCAGCTGGATATGTCTGCCACTGTCAACCAGGATATATGG GAGAGAATTGTTCTGTGAATATAGATGAGTGTGGGTCAGGACCATGCCAGAATGGAGCGACCTGTAAGGACCTAGTGAATGCttacgtctgtgtgtgtccagcaGGCTTCACAG GTGAATCCTGTGAGGTCAACATTGATGAATGTGAGAGTCAGCCATGTCACAATGGTGCATGGTGTGAAGATGGTGTGGCTGACTACACCTGCCATTGTCCTACACCTGAGAATGGCAGCCTGCCATGGGGTGGCCACGACTGCAGTGTCCAGCTGGCAGGATGTGTGGAGCATGAATGCCAGAATGGTGCAATCTGTGAGCCATGGCTGGAAGGAGAAGAGCACCACCACACATGTATCTGCCAGCCAGGATTCTACGATGAAGTCTGTTCCACTCCCACCACGTTTTCCTTCTCGAGACCAGGCTTCATCCTGGTCGAGGTGCCCTTGCCTGAGCGTAGACGCAGACAGACtagcagcagcaaccacacgGCCAGCATCCAGCTGCGTTTCCGAACCACACTAACTGACATGGTGTTGTTCTACAGGGGTGATGCTAAAAACTACATGTCTCTGGAGATTAATAGAGGAGGACTGAAGGCCAAGGCAACCTATGAGGGATCATTGTTGGAGGTGGTCTTCTCTAGTTTGGTGTCAGATGGGGGGTGGCATCAGACAGCCTTAACACTGGGTCAGGGGCTGGTTATGGTGGTGAAGGGACCTGGTTGTGATTCAAACGGGTGTAGAATAGAAGATAAAGGGGTTCCCAATGGGCCTCACTTTCATTTCCCAAGCTCCTTCAAACATGTGTACATTGGTGGAGCTCCACTTCAGTACTTAGCCCATCTCAACACTGAAAACGGGTTTATGGGATGCATGGAGGACCTGTTCATTGACTCCAATCCGATCTTGCACCAAAATCTGCCAGCGGAGGCAACTCAGACAACAGAACTTGGCTGCAGTAAGACAGAGTGGTGCAAAGAGGACCCCTGTTCGCAGCATGGCCACTGTGTGGATCTCTGGACTTCCTACGTCTGTGAATGTCATCGACCATATTATGGAAATGCCTGTGGACAGG AATTCCCATCATGGACATTCAGTCATGAGGACACACAAAGCTATGTTTCCTATTACGTTAATAATAACCATGGTGCCAGCTTCAACGTGTCCTTCTTTCTGCGCTCATTAAAGCCTGAAGGTCTGCTGTTTCAGCTTCGGCGAAaagggagtgagggagaggaggagtcATACTTCAGTATCTTCTTGCAGACGGGCAGACTGATGGTCAGCTCATTGCCAGGCACCTCTCCTCTGACGGCACCAATCTTCCTGACCACAGGAGAGAAACAGCTTGTTCAGGTGGAGCTCCAGCATGGTCAGGTTTTCTTCAAACATGCCGGTCTATATTACATCCTGGGCAAGGTCCATGAAGTGGAGATTTTGGAAGGTGACCTGGCTTATGTTGGTGGACTACCTGGAGAGAGAGACTCAGAAATATGGAGAGGGGACTTTAAGGGCTGTCTTCAGGATCTGAGATTGGATGATGTTCATATGGACCTGGATGCCTGGAACAGCTCGGTCTACTCAATGGTGTACTTCCCCAACAACGCAGAAAATGTGGAACAGGGGTGCATAAGTGATAACACCTGCAAG GTGAAACCATGTTTAAATGGAGGAGAGTGTACAGTCACATGGAATGACTTTGTCTGCTCATGCCAGCCAAATTTCACCGGGAAACACTGTGAGACACGATTATGGTGTGTTAGCAATCCATGCATTAATGGTGGGCACTGTGTGGACCTGCCAGATGGATATGAGT GTATTTCCAACGCCACCTTTGAGAACAGCCCCCTGCAGTACAGTGCTCAAGCCTCATTGTTGGCCCCAGTAACTAACATCGGCATGGAACTACGAACACGCACAGAAAATGGCATTCTCCTGAGGGCCTCCAATGGGCTGGAGCTCCTGCTGGTGGGCTTGCTGGACTCTTCCCTGCGAGTGGAGATCCACAGTGACAACAGTTTGGAACCCATTGCCTTCTCTGGCAAGCATAGACTGTCAGATGGCAGTTGGCACCGTGTCCAGATCTCCATGGCTCACCCTGACCACGAGGCTTCTCACTGGGTCATCACTGTGGATGGTCTCTCAGATGGAAGCAGTGCCCCTGATGTGGCTGGAAGGCTGCAATTTCTGAATGAGGAGGGCATGGTTGTGGCCCTGGCTGACAGCTACACTGGCTGCTTGGGGGCTGTGAGGCTCGGTGGGGTTTACCTGCCCTTTGTTGATGATGCAAGCCCCCCACAGCCCGGTCAGTTCTTTAGGCTTGGAGATGCAAATGTGCAGACGGGTTGCATGGGTGCCCCTGTATGTGAGACCAACCCATGTCAGCatggtggtgtgtgtctggACAGGTTTAATCTCTTTAGCTGTGATTGTGCCTCTGGGTGGGAGGGGTCACACTGCGATGTGGACATAAATGAGTGTGTTTTACACCCCTGTGCCCATGGTCGCTGCACAAACCAGGCTGGGGGGTTTCAATGCACTTGCTTGCCGGGCTACGGAGGTTCAACCTGTGAGGAAGACCTGAACGAGTGTCTGGACGGTGTTTGTGAAAATGGCGGTACTTGTGTTGATGGAATTAACCGGTACACGTGTGTGTGCCCACCAGAGTACAGTGGCCCTCGCTGCCA GTGGAATTATCCTCCTCAGTTATGTGGTCAGGATGTGCAGTGTGCTAATAATGGGGTCTGCCATGATGAAATCTGGGGGGCCAACTGCACCTGTGTCCCAGGTTTTTCAGGAGACAG gtgtgaGGTGGAGGTGGACGAATGTATGTCCAACCCCTGTTTGAATGGGGGATCCTGTGTGGATAGACTCAACAGATtccgatgtgtgtgtgcagcaggatTCAGTGGCCCCTTCTGTGAGACAAGT CAGAAGCTGCCACAGAAAGAACGAATCCCTTGGTTGGTGGTTGCCATCCCCCTGGTCTGCTGCGGCGTGCTACTGCTCATCATTGGCCTAAGTTTCATGGTGCTCACTGCTCGCAGGAAGCGTCAGTCTGAGGGCGCCTACAGCCCCAGCCAGGAGGAGGTTGCAGGGGCACGGCTAGAGATGGACAGCATGCTAAAAGTGCCCCCAGAAGAACGTCTCATCTGA